GGTGTCGGTGCCGATGGCCAGCGGCGCCTGGAAGGCTGCCAGCGCGGCCGCGCTACCGCCGCCCGAGCCACCCGGCACCCGCTCGATGTCCCACGGGTTGCGGGTAGGCCCATAGGCGGAGTTCTCGGTGGAGGAACCCATCGCGAACTCGTCCATGTTGGTCTTGCCCAAGATCGGGATCCCGGCCTCGCGCAGTCGTGCGGTCACGGTCGCGTCGTACGGGGGCACCCAGTTCTCGAGGATCTTCGATCCGCATGTGGTCGGCATGTCCCGGGTGGTGAAGACGTCCTTGAGCGCGAGCGGAACGCCGGCAAGCGCCGATGCGGGCTGATCGCCGCGGGCGATCACGTCGTCGGTGTCCTTGGCCGCGGCCAGAGCCTGCTCCCCCGCCACATGCAGGAAGGCGCGGTAGGTCTCGTCGGTGCTGGCGATCTGATCCAGATGCGCACGCGTCACCTCGACCGATGACACCTCGCCCGCATGGATCAATGTGGCCAGCGACGCGGCGTCCTGCCTGATCAGGTCGCTCACTCTTCTTCTCCCAGAATCTGCGGAACCGCAAAACGCCCCTCGGCCACCCGGGGGGCTGCGGCGAGCGCCTCGTCCGGTGTGAGGCAGTCGGCGATCACATCGGGCCGTGTGACATTGACCGCATCGAGCGGAGAACTGGTCGCATCGACCTCGTCGAGCTCATCGGTAGAAACGGCACTGATCTGGCTGACGTGGCCGAGGATCGCGTCGAGTTGCCCCGCGTATCCATCCAGCTCAGCGTCGGTCAGCGCAAGCCGGGCCAATCTGGCCAGGTGCGCGACCTCGTCACGGGATATGGCGCTCACGGCTAGATAGCCTAGAGGGCGGCCGTACCTGACCTGTGCCACAGTGTTGGACGTGCCGTCCTATCTGCTGCGCTTACAACTTGCCGACCGACCCGGAAGTCTGGGATCGGTCGCCGTCGCGCTGGGCACGGTGGGTGCGGACATCTTGTCCCTCGACGTCGTCGAGCGCGGTCCGGGGTACGCCATCGACGACCTGGTCATCGACCTGCCGCCCGGCTCCATGCCCGACTCGTTGATCACCGCCGCGGAGGCGTTGAACGGGGTGCATGTGCATTCCATCCGCCCGCACACCGGCCTGCTGGAGGCACACCGCGAGCTGGAGCTCATCGACAGAGTGGCCGCCGCCGCGGCACCGGCGCGCCTCGAGGTGCTCGCGCAGGAGGCTCCCCACGTGCTGCGCGCGAACTGGTGCACCGTGGTGCGCCAGGACGGCTCCGGATTCATCCGGGTGGCCGGCAGCGCCGGGGCCCCGGAAACGCAGGCCACCTCGGCCCCCTGGCTACCACTGGGGCGTGCGCAGGTTCTGGACACCGGCGCCGAGTGGGTGCCGCAGCTGTGGAAGGACATGGACACCACGTTGGCCGCCGCACCACTGGGTTCGGGCGACACGGCCGTCGTGCTGGGCCGTCCGGGAGGCCCGGAGTTCCGGCCCTCCGAGGTCGCGCGCCTGGGCTATCTGGCGGGCATCGTCGCAACCCTGGTGCGATAGGGCTGCTCACAGGAACAGCACAGCGATTTGCCGGGTAGACCAGGCACACTCGCCGGCGTGCCTGAATTGAGGAGCTGGGTCTACCCGCGTCGCGAACAGTTGGCTCTCGCCGCGCTCATCGCCATGATGGCGATCGTCTATCTGTGGAACATCAGCCAGAACGGTTGGTCCAACGCCTTCTATGCGGCGGCGGTGCAGTCCGGCAGTCAAAGCTGGAAGGCGTGGTTCTTCGGCAGTTTCGATCCCCAGAACTACGTGACGGTCGACAAGCCCGCTGGCGGCCTGTGGTTGATGGGATTGTCGGCCAGGATCTTTGGCTTCTCCAGCGCCAGCATGCTGATCCCCCAGGCGATACTGGCCATCGCCAGCGCCCTGCTGATACGCGCCGCCGTTCGCCGTCTCGCGGGGCCGGCAGCCGGCCTGCTCGCCGCCGCGGTGTTCGCGTTGATCCCGGTGGTGTCGGTGATGTTCCGCCACTCAAATCCGGACGCCCCCATGGTCTTCGGCATGGTGGTCGCCGCATATTTCCTCACTCGCGCACTGGATACCGAGCGGGCACGCGAGGCGGCGGGCTGGATGGCCCTGGCCGGAGCCGGTATCGGCTTCGCCTTCCTGTGCAAAACGTTGGAAGCGCTCTTGGTGGCTCCGGCCCTGCTGCTGGTGTACGTGCTGGCCGCCAAGTTCGGATGGAAGGCCAAGCTGGCCCACCTGGCGGCCGCGACGGTCGCCCTCATCGTGTCCTCGGGATGGTGGATGCTCGCGGTCGCATTGACTCCGGCGGCCAGCCGGCCGTACGTCGACAACTCGACCGACAACAGCGAGTGGACATTGGCGATCGGATACAACGGGCTGGATCGACTGCTGGGCAAGGCTTCAGGCATGTCCCGGGAGTTCGAGGGCCCAAGTTTTTCCGGGACGCCCGGACTGTTCCGGATCTTCGAGGACGATCAGGCCTTCCACGTGGCGTGGCTCATCCCGGCGGCGCTCGTCGCACTGGTGCTTGGGCTCGCCATCACCAGCCGCACCGACACCTCGGGCCTGTTGACGCGATACCGGTCGCTGATCACCAATCCCGGCGGGGTGGCGTTGATTCTGTGGGGCGGCTGGCTGGTCTCGACGTACGTGATCCTGGCGTACATGAAGCAGCAGTTCCACCCGTATTACACCTCGGCGATGGCGCCGGGCATCGCGGGCACCCTCGCGACCGGCGTTGTCGTGCTGTGGCAGAAGCGATCCGAACCCATCGGCCGCTACGGATTGGCGGCCGTCACGCTGGCCGCTGTCGCGATGGGATGGGTGCTGCTTCGCCGCGACCCGGCCTGGCTGCCCTGGTTGCGGTGGGTGCTGCTCGTGGGCGGGATCGCCGCGGCGGTCGTATTGGCACTCGGCGGGTTACAGCGTTCGCAACGGCTACGGATCGGCATTGCCACACTGGCGCTTGCCGTTTCGTTGGGTGGGTCGATCGCGTTCACCATTGCCAATGTCACCACCCCCAAGGTCGGCGGGCTGTCCACCTCGGGCCCTGCGATGCCCGACGACGACAAGTTCGGCGGCCGGGAGCCCGCACCCCTCGACCCGTCGCTGGCCGCATTGATCAAGGATTCCGGCGCGCGGTGGCCGGTGGCGACCACCAATACCCGCACCGCCGCGCCCATTCAATTGGAAACCAATGCCCCGGTGATGGCCATCGGCGGATTCTCCGGACGCGACAATCCCATCACGCTCCAGCAGTTCATCGACTACACACAGGACGGCACCGTCCAGTTCTACGCCGAGTCCGTCAAAGACAAGGACAAACAGAAGGAACAGCCCCAGCACGACAGCGATACCAAGCGGGTGGCCGACGACATCCAGAAGTGGGTCGAGAATCACTTCTCCTCAAAGGATTACGGCGACCTACGGGTGTTCGATCTTTCTGTTCCGCCGAAGCCTTAGGACTCTTTCTGCGGCGAAGCTACGCGGGGGGCCCGTCGGCGAGCAACGCCCGGAAGCCGTCCTCGTCGAGGATGGTCAACCCCAGCTCTACGGCCTTGTCGTACTTGGACCCCGGCGAGTCACCGACGACGACGAACGCCGTCTTCTTCGACACCGAGCTCGCGGACTTGCCACCCCGGGCGATGATGGCTTCCTTGGCCTCATCGCGGGAAAACCCAGGGAGCGAACCCGTTACGACGATGGACAACCCTTCCAGGTTGCGTGGTATCGACTCATCGCGCTCATCGGCCATCCGCACCCCCGCGGCGCGCCACTTGTCGACGATGGCGCGATGCCAATCCACGGTGAACCAATCCACCACGGCCGCGGCGATCGTGGAACCCACGCCTTCGACGGCTGCCAGCTGTTCGACAGAGGCCGCCTCGATGGCCTCCAGTTCGCCGAACTCGGTGGCCAAGGCCCGCGCGGCGGTTGGGCCGACGTGCCGAATCGACAGTGCCACCAACACCCGCCACAGTTGCTGCTGCTTCGCCTTGTCCAAGTTGTCCAGCAGCCGGCTTCCGTTGGCGGACAACGACCCGTTCTTGGTCTTGAACAGATCTGTGCGCAGCAAGTCATCGGCGGTAAGGCTGAACAAATCACCTTCGTCCTCGATCACCCCTGCCGAGAGCAAAGCGACGGCAGCCTCGTAACCGAGCGCCTCGATGTCGAAGGCGCCGCGCCCCGCCACATGGAACACCCGCTCGCGCAATTGCGCCGGGCAGCTGCGCGAGTTGGGGCAGCGAATGTCGGCATCGCCCTCCTTCTCGTGCGCCAATGTGGTACCGCATTCGGGACATGTTGTGGGCATGACGAATTCACGCTCGGATCCGCTTCGCAGATCGGCGACCGGGCCCAGCACCTCGGGGATGACGTCACCGGCCTTGCGGATGACCACAGTGTCACCGATCAGCACGCCCTTGCGTTTGACCTCGGACGCGTTGTGCAGGGTCGCCAGCGACACCGTCGATCCGGCCACCTTGACCGGAGTCATGTACGCAAACGGTGTCACCCGCCCGGTGCGCCCCACGCTCACCCTGATGTCGAGCAGCTCGGTCGTCGCCTCCTCAGGCGGGTACTTGTAGGCGATCGCCCAGCGCGGCGCGCGCGAGGTGCTGCCAAGGCGGCGCTGCAGGGCCACGGCGTCGACCTTGACGACCAACCCGTCGATCTCGTGCTCCACATCGTGCCGGTGCTCGGCCCAGTAGTTGACACGTTCCTGCACCTTCGCCACGCCGCGAACCTTCGTGGTGTGAGTAGAGACAGGTAAACCCCACTGCCCCAAAGCCAAATAGGCCTCGTGCAGGCTCTCCGGAGCGAAACCCTCGGCGCGGCCAAGACCGTGGCAGATCATCCGCAGACGCCGCCTGGCGGTGATCGCAGGGTTCTTCTGCCGCAGGCTGCCCGCGGCGCTGTTGCGCGGATTGGCGAACGGCGGCTTGCCCTCCTCCACCAACGAGGCATTCAACACCTCGAAATCCTCCAGCCGGAAGAAGACCTCGCCACGCACCTCCAAGAGCGCGGGTATCGGGTATTCCCTTGAGGCCGTAAGCCTTTCCGGTACATCCTCGATGGTCTTGGCGTTCAGGGTGACATCCTCGCCGCTGCGGCCGTCTCCACGCGTCGCGCCGCGCACCAGCACACCGTTCTCGTACACCAACGAAAGCGCGACCCCGTCGATCTTCAGCTCGCACAGGTATTCCGGTTCTTCCCCGATATCGCCGCGTACTCGGGCATCCCAGGCCGTCAACTCCTCGGAACTGAATGCGTTGTCCAGACTGAGCATTCGCTCCAGGTGGTCGACCGATCCGAATTCGGTGACAAATCCCGCTCCACCCACCAGCTGCGTGGGTGAGTCCGGGGTCTGCAACTCGGGATACTGTGCTTCCAGCGCCTCAAGCTCCTTCAGGAGGCGATCGAACTCGCCATCGGAGACGACCGGGGCGTCCTTGACGTAGTAGCGGAATTGGTGCCCACGCACCTCGTCGGCAAGCTCACGCCACTGGCGCTGCACGTCAGGATCCACATCGGCAGGCTAACCCACCCGCCCGACAGTCCCCGAACCCTACGATGGGCCCATGGGCACGCATCCCATCATGTTCACCGAGGAAGATCCCGGTCTGGCAGAACTGCGCCAGCTGGCACTCGCACTGCCCGAGGCGGCCGAACAGATCTCCTGGGGTCGGCCCGTCTTCAAGGCAGGCAAGATCTTTGCGATGTTCGGTGGCAACGCCAAAGGAAACGCCAAGGGCGAGATGATCGCGTACCCGTACTCGGTGCTGGTCAAGGTGGACGATTCCGAACGCCCCGCACTCCTGCAGGACGAACGCTTCTACTACCCGGCATACATGGGTCCCTATGGCTGGCTGGGGCTGGATTTCAGCACCGCCGACGTGGACTGGGGCGAGGTCGCCGAGCTTCTCGATGCCTCCTACCGGCTGATCGCGACCAAACGGCTGATCAAGCTGCTCGATCAGCGCGACTGATCCGCCGATAATCCCTACACTCTGTTTCAAGATTTGCCTAACACCCACAGAGACAGGCTGGGACACAAATTGTCTGTTGCTAGCAGATTGCGCGGCGCCCTCGGCGGGGCAGTGCTCACCGCGGTCGCGCTCGCACCTCCCGCCCTTGCCGACGGCCCGCTGGTGTTTCCCGGGATGGAGATCATCCAGGGAACGCAGAGCTGCACGCTGGGGTTTGTCGATCCCGACGCCCGGATCGGTCTCACCGCAGGCCATTGCGCTATGGACACCGATGGCCCGGTGTACGACTCGGCGGGCGAGGTCATCGGCGTCCTCGTCATCGCCGGCTCCAATTTGCGCGATGGCGACCGGATCGACGGCACCAAGTACGTCATCGACTACGAGGCCATCAAATTCCGCAGTGACGTGGCGATCAACGACATACTCCCCAACGGGATTCGGCTTGAACGCGGCGGCGGGATCCAGCCGCACACCGGGCTGCCGGTCTGCCGAAACGGTGTCACCACCGGCGAGGCGTGTGGCACCGTCACCAACGTCAACAACGGCTGGTTCGAAATCGACGGACTGCCGGCCGACCACGGCGACTCGGGCAGCGCCGTGTACTCCATCACCTCGCCCGGGCATGGTGCCATCGTCGGGATCGCGCGTGGAACCACCCGGAGCGTTGAGACCGGCGTGGTTCAAACCACCGCGGTTTCCTGGTCGACCATCCTCAATCAACTGCGAGAAGACCTGGAAAGAACGCCCGACGCTCCCCCGCCACCTGGGGATTCACCGGATACAGCAGCACTTCCTGCACCACAAGAGGCCTGAGTCGCATAGGCTCGTGGCGACACGGAGAGTCGTGCCGCGTGCTCTCCTGATGCTGGTCGGGGCTTTGTTGACGGTGAACGTGGCAGACAGAGAGCTACGGCGTGACCAGTGTCGGCGTTAAGGGTCGACTGCCCGGCCCCCGGAGGCGATTGGCGGTGCCGATCGCGTTCCTGGCCGTGCTGGCCGGTCTTGGCCTTGTCAACCCGATTGCGGCACATGCGGACCCGCTGATCTACCCCGGCATGGAGATCATCCAGCGCCCACCCGGCAAGGAATCGTTGAGCTGCACACTCGGTTTCGTCGACCCTGTCGCGCGCGTGGGTGTCACTGCAGGTCACTGCGGCGGCAACGGGCCTGTGTTCACCAACGACGGCGTCCGCATCGGACAGCTGGCCGTGGCCCAGTCCAATATCAAGCCCGAGGGGCCGCTCTCACGCGACGATTACCGAATCGACTATGAGGGCATCGCCTTCGACGAGGGCGTGCCGATCAACAACGTGCTGCCCAATGGACTACGACTCGGGGTGGATCCGGCCGTTGTGCCCCGGGACGGCCTGGCCGTGTGCCGCGTGGGTATCACGACGGGCGAAGCCTGCGGCGCGATCGCCGGATTCGGCAACGGCTGGTTCCTGGTGGACGGCCTACCCGCCGACCACGGAGACTCCGGGAGCGCCGTGTACACCGTCACCTCACCGGGCAACGCCGCCATCGTCGGAATCGTCAGCGCGCGCTTCACCGCCAACCAGACCCGCCGGGAATCCACCGTGGCGTTATCCTGGCCGACGGTGCAACAACAGATCCGGGCAGATATCGCTGCTGCCCAACGTCCCGAGGTAGCCAGCCCGGTGGCGATCAATCCCCAGGCGCCACCTCCCGTTGCCGTCAACCCGCAGGCGCCGCCGATGGTCCTGCCTCCCGCGCCCGCCGATGACCGCCCTTCCGGGCCCGCGAGAATGGTTGTCCCCTAACCCTCATGCGCCCGCTTTTATGGATAGGCACCGTCGTCGCTGTGCTGTGCGCGCTTTCTGCCGTGCATCCGGCACCCACACATGCCGACCCGCCGCTTGTGTACCCGGGCATGCTCATCTACCAGGGCTCGCTCAGCTGCACCCTCGGCTATGTCGATCCCGGACTTCACGTGGGCATCACGGCGGGACACTGCTTCGACGGAGACGGCATCGTTCGTAGCGGAGACGGCGCCGCGGTCGGGCACAAGATCCTGGCACACGACAACCGTCCCCCCGAGGGCCCGGTGTACGAGAACGAGTACACCATCGACTACGAGGCCATCTCGATCGACGACGGATTGCCCGTCAACGACATCCTGGCCAACGGCCAACGGCTCGAACGTGATGACTCGGTCACCCCCGATCTCGGCATGCCCGTGTGTCGCACCGGCTTCACCACCGGCGACGCCTGCGGCGCGATAACGCGACTTGGCAACGGCTGGTTCAGGTTCAACGGCCCGGTGATCGCCAAAGGCGATTCCGGCGGGCCGGTGTACACCCATGTCGGCGATCGCACCGTACTCGTCGGCATCATCCGCG
The nucleotide sequence above comes from Mycobacteroides saopaulense. Encoded proteins:
- a CDS encoding Rv1815 family serine proteinase, producing the protein MRPLLWIGTVVAVLCALSAVHPAPTHADPPLVYPGMLIYQGSLSCTLGYVDPGLHVGITAGHCFDGDGIVRSGDGAAVGHKILAHDNRPPEGPVYENEYTIDYEAISIDDGLPVNDILANGQRLERDDSVTPDLGMPVCRTGFTTGDACGAITRLGNGWFRFNGPVIAKGDSGGPVYTHVGDRTVLVGIIRGFMTSQSGDDVQSWAMSWPSVIKQLREDRKGLLPG
- a CDS encoding ACT domain-containing protein; the encoded protein is MPSYLLRLQLADRPGSLGSVAVALGTVGADILSLDVVERGPGYAIDDLVIDLPPGSMPDSLITAAEALNGVHVHSIRPHTGLLEAHRELELIDRVAAAAAPARLEVLAQEAPHVLRANWCTVVRQDGSGFIRVAGSAGAPETQATSAPWLPLGRAQVLDTGAEWVPQLWKDMDTTLAAAPLGSGDTAVVLGRPGGPEFRPSEVARLGYLAGIVATLVR
- a CDS encoding ArnT family glycosyltransferase; protein product: MMAIVYLWNISQNGWSNAFYAAAVQSGSQSWKAWFFGSFDPQNYVTVDKPAGGLWLMGLSARIFGFSSASMLIPQAILAIASALLIRAAVRRLAGPAAGLLAAAVFALIPVVSVMFRHSNPDAPMVFGMVVAAYFLTRALDTERAREAAGWMALAGAGIGFAFLCKTLEALLVAPALLLVYVLAAKFGWKAKLAHLAAATVALIVSSGWWMLAVALTPAASRPYVDNSTDNSEWTLAIGYNGLDRLLGKASGMSREFEGPSFSGTPGLFRIFEDDQAFHVAWLIPAALVALVLGLAITSRTDTSGLLTRYRSLITNPGGVALILWGGWLVSTYVILAYMKQQFHPYYTSAMAPGIAGTLATGVVVLWQKRSEPIGRYGLAAVTLAAVAMGWVLLRRDPAWLPWLRWVLLVGGIAAAVVLALGGLQRSQRLRIGIATLALAVSLGGSIAFTIANVTTPKVGGLSTSGPAMPDDDKFGGREPAPLDPSLAALIKDSGARWPVATTNTRTAAPIQLETNAPVMAIGGFSGRDNPITLQQFIDYTQDGTVQFYAESVKDKDKQKEQPQHDSDTKRVADDIQKWVENHFSSKDYGDLRVFDLSVPPKP
- a CDS encoding MmcQ/YjbR family DNA-binding protein → MGTHPIMFTEEDPGLAELRQLALALPEAAEQISWGRPVFKAGKIFAMFGGNAKGNAKGEMIAYPYSVLVKVDDSERPALLQDERFYYPAYMGPYGWLGLDFSTADVDWGEVAELLDASYRLIATKRLIKLLDQRD
- the ligA gene encoding NAD-dependent DNA ligase LigA codes for the protein MDPDVQRQWRELADEVRGHQFRYYVKDAPVVSDGEFDRLLKELEALEAQYPELQTPDSPTQLVGGAGFVTEFGSVDHLERMLSLDNAFSSEELTAWDARVRGDIGEEPEYLCELKIDGVALSLVYENGVLVRGATRGDGRSGEDVTLNAKTIEDVPERLTASREYPIPALLEVRGEVFFRLEDFEVLNASLVEEGKPPFANPRNSAAGSLRQKNPAITARRRLRMICHGLGRAEGFAPESLHEAYLALGQWGLPVSTHTTKVRGVAKVQERVNYWAEHRHDVEHEIDGLVVKVDAVALQRRLGSTSRAPRWAIAYKYPPEEATTELLDIRVSVGRTGRVTPFAYMTPVKVAGSTVSLATLHNASEVKRKGVLIGDTVVIRKAGDVIPEVLGPVADLRSGSEREFVMPTTCPECGTTLAHEKEGDADIRCPNSRSCPAQLRERVFHVAGRGAFDIEALGYEAAVALLSAGVIEDEGDLFSLTADDLLRTDLFKTKNGSLSANGSRLLDNLDKAKQQQLWRVLVALSIRHVGPTAARALATEFGELEAIEAASVEQLAAVEGVGSTIAAAVVDWFTVDWHRAIVDKWRAAGVRMADERDESIPRNLEGLSIVVTGSLPGFSRDEAKEAIIARGGKSASSVSKKTAFVVVGDSPGSKYDKAVELGLTILDEDGFRALLADGPPA
- a CDS encoding Rv1815 family serine proteinase; translated protein: MTSVGVKGRLPGPRRRLAVPIAFLAVLAGLGLVNPIAAHADPLIYPGMEIIQRPPGKESLSCTLGFVDPVARVGVTAGHCGGNGPVFTNDGVRIGQLAVAQSNIKPEGPLSRDDYRIDYEGIAFDEGVPINNVLPNGLRLGVDPAVVPRDGLAVCRVGITTGEACGAIAGFGNGWFLVDGLPADHGDSGSAVYTVTSPGNAAIVGIVSARFTANQTRRESTVALSWPTVQQQIRADIAAAQRPEVASPVAINPQAPPPVAVNPQAPPMVLPPAPADDRPSGPARMVVP
- a CDS encoding Rv1815 family serine proteinase — its product is MSVASRLRGALGGAVLTAVALAPPALADGPLVFPGMEIIQGTQSCTLGFVDPDARIGLTAGHCAMDTDGPVYDSAGEVIGVLVIAGSNLRDGDRIDGTKYVIDYEAIKFRSDVAINDILPNGIRLERGGGIQPHTGLPVCRNGVTTGEACGTVTNVNNGWFEIDGLPADHGDSGSAVYSITSPGHGAIVGIARGTTRSVETGVVQTTAVSWSTILNQLREDLERTPDAPPPPGDSPDTAALPAPQEA
- the gatC gene encoding Asp-tRNA(Asn)/Glu-tRNA(Gln) amidotransferase subunit GatC, whose translation is MSAISRDEVAHLARLARLALTDAELDGYAGQLDAILGHVSQISAVSTDELDEVDATSSPLDAVNVTRPDVIADCLTPDEALAAAPRVAEGRFAVPQILGEEE